From Sphingobacterium bambusae:
CTACGGAGGCACTGATATTGGACCACTGCTCTCCTTCAATTTTCAAATCCAGTAGCTTGTTTTGAAGAGGTAAGTTCGGGGCGCGCAACACATGTACGAATCCGTTGCTCAACGGAATGGTTTCCACGATATCCGCTTTATTAACGGGAATGGTAACGCCAGAAATGCTCGTTACTTCGGCAGGCAAATCTGTACTACTGTAGGCCTGCGCGACGAGCAAATCGCGAACAATATGGTAGCGGCTAATCTGTAGGGACGAATCGGCCTGATTTCTATAGTTAACGTACGGCAAGAATCCATTTACTTCGCTGTCGAAGATTTCATTCTCCAAAACGAAATATGTAAAACGATCTTTTTCCACACGCACGTCACCAAGGTTCTGCAGAAATTCATTGTTGAGCAATGAATCTCCTGGATCATCGGGCGAGGCGGTGGGTAGCAAGTTGTATGTGCTCAAACTTTCCACAAACAGGTTTTGGCTATAGGTGGTGTTTTGGCTAATGTATTCCCACAAATTCAGTTGCGGCATTAGCGGACCATCAATGAGATGGTAAATACCATCGCTGCTTCCTTTATTTGGGTTTACAAAACCCACGCCTCCCACGCGCGAGTTTACCAAATCCACAATCTTTCCACTTAACATCGTCAGCTGTACGGTGTCACTACTGCTGTTCAAGCGGTAGGTGGAAACCGCAATATGGTTTTGCACAAAGCGGCGAAGCGCCGTGGCATCAGCCTTTAGATTCGTAACCAAGGATTGAATCGTTTCATTGCGCGGCACAAACACGGTGTAGGCAATCTTTCCGTCCAAGTTGTTATCCAGCCCAGAAGATTTCAACAAATCCATAAACAGGGTTGCATTTTCTTCCTTATTCAATCGCTCCAAGAGACTTTGGTTGACATCTGTCAGACCTTCGGCAATGTGTTCATCCCAAGGATCGGAGCATTGCACCAGTCCAAAAGTCAAGAAAACAAAAGCCAGTATAGGTATTATGCTATTTTTCATCAGTATCTATTTAGTATCTTCAACATCCCTTACGGATACACCGCCTCACCATTTACATCAAACATCGGATAGATCTGCTCCATATCCACCGGTATAAAGTGTAC
This genomic window contains:
- a CDS encoding fasciclin domain-containing protein, whose translation is MKNSIIPILAFVFLTFGLVQCSDPWDEHIAEGLTDVNQSLLERLNKEENATLFMDLLKSSGLDNNLDGKIAYTVFVPRNETIQSLVTNLKADATALRRFVQNHIAVSTYRLNSSSDTVQLTMLSGKIVDLVNSRVGGVGFVNPNKGSSDGIYHLIDGPLMPQLNLWEYISQNTTYSQNLFVESLSTYNLLPTASPDDPGDSLLNNEFLQNLGDVRVEKDRFTYFVLENEIFDSEVNGFLPYVNYRNQADSSLQISRYHIVRDLLVAQAYSSTDLPAEVTSISGVTIPVNKADIVETIPLSNGFVHVLRAPNLPLQNKLLDLKIEGEQWSNISASVGNSTFVREKKDPLGQIFKDVMIQNHGVSLLSVNYRLPHLLSTSYDVYWRAVNDIQANVFQQRLSILGMAVLDEQGQSQFPELRSFPYTNVELRNYNEVYLGEFELAQLQQAWAQLTGAATTANGTNTLVLDYIRLVPKVKQN